A section of the Primulina eburnea isolate SZY01 chromosome 1, ASM2296580v1, whole genome shotgun sequence genome encodes:
- the LOC140828715 gene encoding uncharacterized protein, which yields MEDCDFVVGQEFSDVKAFRNAIKEAAIAQHFELRIIKSDLIRYIAKCAAEGCPWRIRAVKLPNAPTFAIRSLGGAHTCGRNAHTGHHQASVDWIVNFIEERLRDNINYKPKDILHDVYRQYGITIPYKQAWRAKERGLQAIFGSSEESYCLLPAYCVQIVKSNPGSVAEVFTSVADNRFQRVFVSFYASICGFVNGCLPVVGLGGIQLKSKYLGTLLSATSFDADGGLFPLAFGVVDMENDESWMWFLSELHKALEMNTEMIPRLTFLSDGHKGVSDAIKRKFPAASNAICMKYLTESIGKEFKNPRLIQLLWKAAYATTTTGFKEKMVELEEISSEATKWLQQYPPSRWALCYFEGARYGHLSSNIDEFNQWIVEARELPIIQVIECIHSKLMANFEDKRAKSESWFSMLVPYAEHHIMESMNRASIYQVLRSDEVEFEVLSAERSEIVNIGTHSCSCRDWQLYGIPCSHAVAALLFSRKDVYSFSEKYFTVSNFCKAYAEEIHSIPGKIEWKKEYENAMGDEIRPVRPPKVRRPPGRPEKKRMCVDEFSREKHTVHCSRCNQTGHYKSTCKSDVCNSLEQM from the coding sequence ATGGAGGATTGCGATTTTGTTGTTGGCCAGGAGTTTTCCGATGTGAAGGCCTTCCGCAATGCGATTAAAGAGGCTGCAATTGCTCAACACTTTGAACTTCGTATTATTAAGAGTGATCTGATTCGGTACATCGCAAAATGTGCTGCTGAAGGCTGTCCGTGGCGTATACGAGCAGTGAAGCTTCCTAATGCCCCGACATTCGCCATAAGAAGCCTCGGAGGAGCACATACCTGCGGGAGAAATGCTCATACTGGACATCATCAGGCCTCTGTAGATTGGATCGTGAACTTCATTGAGGAACGACTGCGGGATAACATAAACTATAAGCCAAAAGATATTTTGCACGATGTTTATAGACAATATGGGATAACTATACCGTACAAGCAGGCTTGGCGGGCCAAAGAGCGTGGACTTCAAGCCATATTTGGCTCCTCTGAAGAAAGTTACTGCCTTCTTCCTGCATACTGTGTGCAAATTGTGAAGAGCAATCCTGGAAGTGTTGCTGAGGTGTTTACTTCTGTTGCAGATAACCGTTTTCAGCGTGTTTTTGTTTCCTTTTATGCTTCTATTTGTGGATTCGTGAATGGTTGCCTGCCTGTTGTTGGACTTGGTGGAATTCAGCTCAAAAGCAAATATCTCGGCACGCTACTTTCTGCCACTTCATTTGATGCTGATGGTGGATTATTTCCACTTGCCTTTGGTGTTGTTGACATGGAAAATGATGAAAGTTGGATGTGGTTCTTGTCAGAATTACACAAGGCCCTTGAGATGAACACGGAAATGATACCACGTTTGACCTTCTTATCTGACGGACATAAAGGTGTTTCAGATGCTATAAAGAGAAAATTTCCAGCGGCTTCTAATGCAATTTGTATGAAGTACTTGACTGAAAGCATTGGTAAGGAGTTCAAGAATCCAAGGCTTATCCAACTCCTTTGGAAAGCTGCATATGCCACTACTACAACTGGGTTCAAAGAAAAAATGGTCGAACTTGAGGAAATTTCTTCAGAGGCAACAAAATGGCTACAACAATATCCACCTTCTCGCTGGGCATTATGTTATTTCGAGGGTGCACGATATGGTCATCTCTCATCAAATATCGATGAGTTCAATCAGTGGATAGTTGAAGCACGAGAACTGCCTATAATTCAGGTTATCGAGTGCATTCACAGTAAACTAATGGCTAACTTTGAGGACAAACGTGCTAAAAGTGAGTCGTGGTTTTCTATGCTTGTTCCATATGCCGAGCATCATATAATGGAGTCAATGAATCGTGCATCCATTTACCAAGTTCTTCGATCAGATGAAGTCGAGTTTGAGGTACTTTCAGCAGAGAGATCTGAAATAGTGAACATCGGGACACACTCTTGTTCTTGCCGTGATTGGCAATTATATGGAATACCATGCTCCCATGCCGTTGCAGCTCTCCTGTTCTCCAGAAAAGATGTCTACTCCTTCAGTGAAAAATATTTCACTGTTTCCAATTTTTGTAAAGCATATGCAGAAGAGATACATTCCATTCCAGGTAAAATCGAGTGGAAGAAGGAATATGAGAACGCCATGGGTGATGAAATAAGACCTGTACGACCACCTAAGGTGCGTCGACCACCAGGACGTCCCGAGAAGAAACGTATGTGTGTGGATGAATTTAGCCGTGAGAAGCATACGGTTCACTGTAGTCGTTGCAACCAAACGGGGCACTATAAGTCGACCTGCAAATCAGATGTATGTAACAGTTTAGAGCAAATGTAG
- the LOC140828731 gene encoding squalene monooxygenase SE1-like → MVMIDQYILGGFVASLLGLVLFYNLRREIKKTRGSKIARKCGSIRRSAAGVGSRPVVGGDTDIIIVGAGVAGAALACTLAKEGRRVHVIERDLTEPDRIVGELLQPGGYLKLIELGLEDCVSEIDAQRVFGYALFKDGKGTKLSYPLEKFQSDVSGRSFHNGRFIQRMREKAMTLSNVRLEQGTVTSLVEEKGTVKGVQYKNKNGEEITAYAPLTIVCDGCFSNLRRSLCTSKVEIPSCFVGLVLENCELPYPNHGHVVLGDPSPILFYQISSTETRCLVDIPGQKVPSIANGEMTKYLRTVVAPQIPPQLYDAFIAAIEKGNIRTMPNRSMPADPLPTPGAILLGDAFNMRHPLTGGGMTVALSDIVILRDLLRPIRNLNDASTLSKYLESFYTLRKPVASTINTLAGALYKVFCASSDQAREEMREACFDYLSLGGIFSTGPISLLSGLNPRPLSLILHFFAVAVYGFGRLLLPYPSPRRIWLGARLLTGASGIIFPIIKAEGVRQMFFPATVPAYYRASPIN, encoded by the exons ATGGTGATGATCGATCAGTATATTCTCGGAGGCTTCGTCGCTTCCTTGTTGGGACTTGTCTTGTTTTACAATTTGCGTAGAGAAATAAAGAAAACGAGAGGTTCTAAGATTGCACGTAAATGTGGAAGCATTAGGAGATCCGCCGCCGGTGTCGGTTCCCGACCGGTGGTTGGTGGAGATACCGACATTATCATCGTGGGTGCCGGCGTCGCCGGGGCGGCTCTGGCGTGTACTCTCGCTAAG GAGGGACGTCGAGTTCATGTGATTGAAAGAGACTTAACTGAGCCAGATCGTATAGTTGGCGAACTGTTACAGCCTGGAGGGTATTTGAAGCTGATTGAGTTAGGCCTAGAAG ATTGCGTGAGCGAAATCGATGCCCAACGAGTTTTCGGATATGCCCTTTTTAAGGACGGTAAAGGCACCAAGTTATCTTATCCCCTGGAGAAATTTCAATCGGATGTCTCGGGTAGAAGCTTTCACAATGGCCGATTTATacagaggatgagagaaaagGCCATGACTCTTTCGAA CGTAAGACTCGAACAAGGGACAGTGACATCCTTGGTTGAAGAAAAGGGGACTGTTAAAGGTGTACAGTACAAAAATAAGAATGGTGAAGAGATAACTGCGTATGCTCCTCTGACCATAGTTTGTGATGGTTGTTTTTCGAATTTGAGACGTTCCCTTTGTACTTCTAAG GTTGAAATTCCCTCTTGTTTTGTTGGTTTGGTCTTGGAAAATTGTGAACTCCCGTACCCAAATCACGGACATGTCGTTCTTGGAGATCCTTCGCCTATCCTATTTTACCAAATCAGCAGCACTGAGACTCGGTGTCTCGTTGATATCCCTGGACAAAAGGTTCCTTCCATTGCCAATGGTGAAATGACCAAATATTTGAGGACTGTGGTGGCTCCTCAG ATTCCTCCTCAGCTGTATGATGCATTTATCGCTGCAATCGAGAAAGGAAACATAAGAACCATGCCAAACAGAAGCATGCCAGCAGATCCTCTTCCCACACCTGGTGCTATTCTACTGGGAGACGCATTCAACATGCGCCACCCTTTAACAGGGGGAGGAATGACTGTTGCTCTATCGGACATTGTCATTCTTCGTGATCTTCTTAGACCGATAAGGAATTTAAATGATGCATCTACCCTGAGCAAGTATCTTGAATCCTTCTACACCCTAAGAAAG CCAGTGGCTTCGACCATTAACACATTAGCCGGAGCCCTGTACAAGGTGTTCTGTGCATCCTCTGATCAAGCAAGGGAAGAAATGCGCGAAGCCTGTTTCGACTACTTAAGCCTTGGAGGGATCTTCTCCACTGGCCCCATTTCTTTGCTCTCCGGTCTGAATCCACGCCCTTTAAGCCTCATCCTCCATTTCTTCGCCGTGGCCGTCTATGGATTCGGACGGTTATTGCTTCCCTACCCTTCTCCCAGAAGGATTTGGTTGGGAGCTAGATTGCTAACT GGTGCATCTGGTATCATTTTCCCAATCATAAAGGCTGAGGGAGTGAGACAAATGTTCTTCCCTGCTACTGTTCCAGCATACTACAGAGCTTCACcgattaattaa